From one Thamnophis elegans isolate rThaEle1 chromosome 7, rThaEle1.pri, whole genome shotgun sequence genomic stretch:
- the CRY1 gene encoding cryptochrome-1, translating to MGVNSVHWFRKGLRLHDNPALREVIEGADTVRCVYILDPWFAGSSNVGINRWRFLLQCLEDLDANLRKLNSRLFVIRGQPADVFPRLFKEWNISKLSIEYDSEPFGKERDAAIKKLAIEAGLEVIVRISHTLYDLDKIIELNGGQPPLTYKRFQTLISRMEPLEMPVETITAEVMSKCATPVSDDHDEKYGVPSLEELGFDTDGLPSAVWPGGETEALTRLERHLERKAWVANFERPRMNANSLLASPTGLSPYLRFGCLSCRLFYFKLTDLYKKVKKNSSPPLSLYGQLLWREFFYTAATSNPRFDKMEGNPICVQIPWDKNPEALAKWAEGRTGFPWIDAIMTQLRQEGWIHHLARHAVACFLTRGDLWISWEEGMKVFEELLLDADWSVNAGSWMWLSCSSFFQQFFHCYCPVGFGRRTDPNGDYIRRYLPILRGFPAKYIYDPWNAPEGVQKAAKCIIGVNYPKPMVNHAEASRLNIERMKQIYQQLSRYRGLGLLASVPSNGNGNGNGNGGLMGYSSNENLSGCVGTNGTQMGTSEGHTGNVQSCTNGETHKGKSGIHQQGYAQGNSGILHYAHGDSKKTHLGQQGRTSLNNGVCPGKRPNPEERIQSIGPKVQRQSSN from the exons ATGGGGGTGAACTCGGTGCACTGGTTCCGCAAGGGGCTTCGACTCCACGACAACCCAGCGCTGAGGGAGGTCATCGAGGGGGCCGACACGGTGCGCTGCGTCTACATCCTGGACCCCTGGTTCGCGGGGTCCTCCAACGTGGGGATCAACCGGTGGAG ATTTCTCCTTCAATGTCTTGAGGACTTGGATGCCAACTTAAGAAAACTAAACTCTCGTTTATTTGTGATTAGAGGACAGCCTGCAGATGTATTTCCTAGGCTTTTCAAG GAATGGAATATTTCAAAACTTTCTAttgaatatgactctgaaccattTGGAAAGGAGAGAGATGCAGCAATTAAGAAATTGGCCATTGAAGCAGGATTGGAAGTCATTGTACGGATATCACATACCTTATATGACTTAGACAA AATTATAGAATTAAATGGAGGCCAGCCACCTCTTACTTATAAGAGATTCCAAACTCTAATAAGTAGAATGGAACCATTGGAGATGCCTGTGGAAACTATCACTGCAGAAGTCATGTCAAAATGTGCCACCCCAGTTTCCGACGATCATGATGAAAAATACGGAGTTCCATCACTTGAAGAACTAG GTTTTGATACAGATGGATTGCCTTCTGCTGTTTGGCCTGGAGGAGAAACAGAAGCACTCACGAGATTGGAAAGACATTTGGAAAGAAAG gctTGGGTTGCTAACTTTGAACGACCTCGAATGAATGCAAATTCCCTTCTTGCAAGTCCAACGGGACTTAGTCCTTATCTGCGTTTTGGCTGTTTATCTTGCCGTCTATTTTACTTCAAATTAACAGATTTGTACAAAAAG GTGAAAAAGAacagttctcctcctctttccctctatggCCAATTGTTGTGGCGTGAATTCTTTTACACGGCAGCCACTAGTAATCCACGATTTGATAAAATGGAAGGCAATCCCATATGTGTGCAGATTCCTTGGGACAAAAATCCGGAGGCTTTGGCCAAGTGGGCAGAGGGTCGGACAGGGTTCCCTTGGATTGATGCTATTATGACCCAGCTGCGTCAGGAAGGCTGGATTCATCATCTTGCCAGACATGCTGTGGCTTGCTTCCTAACCCGAGGTGATCTGTGGATTAGCtgggaagaaggaatgaag GTATTTGAAGAATTGCTTCTTGATGCAGACTGGAGTGTGAATGCAGGCAGTTGGATGTGGCTATCTTGTAGTTCATTTTTCCAGCAATTTTTCCACTGTTACTGTCCTGTGGGTTTTGGCAGGAGAACTGATCCTAACGGAGACTACATCAG ACGGTATCTACCTATACTCAGAGGTTTTCCTGCAAAGTATATATATGATCCTTGGAATGCCCCTGAGGGAGTCCAGAAAGCTGCAAAATGTATAATAGGAGTAAATTACCCCAAGCCAATGGTAAATCATGCTGAGGCGAGTCGATTGAATATAGAAAGGATGAAACAAATCTACCAACAATTATCCCGATACAGAGGATTGG GTCTCCTTGCTTCAGTGCCTtctaatggaaatggaaatggaaacggAAATGGTGGCCTAATGGGATATTCTTCAAACGAAAATCTCTCTGGTTGTGTTGGTACAAATG GCACTCAAATGGGAACCAGTGAAGGACATACAGGGAATGTTCAATCATGTACCAATGGAGAGACTCATAAAGGAAAAAGTGGAATTCATCAGCAAG GTTACGCTCAAGGGAACAGTGGAATTTTACATTATGCTCATGGGGACAGTAAAAAAACACACTTAGGGCAACAAG GAAGAACATCACTTAACAATGGAGTGTGCCCTGGGAAGCGGCCAAATCCAGAAGAAAGAATTCAAAGCATTGGTCCAAAAGTCCAGCGACAGAGCAGTAATTAA